The Nocardia sp. NBC_01503 sequence GAGGTACGGGAGGCTCGTAGGCTTGGGTGGTATGACACTCGACGAGGTTGCGGGTGAGCTCTATGGATTGCCACCCGGAGAGTTCGTGGCGGCGCGAGACGAGCGGGCTCGAAAGGTTCGGGACGGCGGGGACAAGGCCCTCGCCACCGCTATCGGCGCATTGCGGCGGCCTACCGTGGCGGCGTGGGCGGTGAATCTGCTGGCTCGCGCGGCACGGGAGGACGTGCTGGCGCTCCTCGAGGTCGGGGACGCGCTGCGGGAGGCGCAGCGTCGGTTGTCCGGTGAGCAGCTGCGGACGTTGTCGACGCAGCGACAGCAGGCGGTCAACGGGCTGACCCGCAAGGCGGCGGGATTGGCGGCGGAGCATGGGCAGCGGTTGAGTGAATCGGTGCTGCGTGATGTCGGGAGCACTTTGCAGGCGGCGCTGGCCGATCCCGAGGTGGGTGCCCAGGTTCGATCCGGAACGCTGACGGCGGCTGCGAGTTACGAGGGATTCGGTCCTGCCGCATTGGTTTCCGTTCCCGCCGCTCCGGCCGAGAAACCCGTTGCGAGGACGGCGACTCCCCGCGACTCCGCTCCGGCCGCCGAGCCGGATCCGCGGGCCGAGGCTCGCCGCGACCTCGAGCGGACCCTCGCCGAGCTCGAATCGGCCCGCACCGCAATGGCTCACGCCCAATCCGAGCACGATCGTGCCGCCACCGACCTGACTCGCCTCGAATCCCGCATTACCGACCTGCGCGCCGAATTGACCCACGCCGAGGAGCAGCGCCGCTTCACCGCCGCCACCGAGCGCTCCGCACGGGACGCTCTGCGCCGCGCCGAGCAAACCCTGGAAGGGCTGGAGCGCCGCGCCGAGCAGGCCCGGAACCGACTGACCCCCAGCTGATTCCGCTAGTCGATCACCACCACCCGCAACGACGGCTGGCCATCCGGCGACGAGCCAATCATGATCATCGAATGAAAGAAAAGCACCTCGCCTACTGCCGCATCGAGCGCAACGGCACAGTGCTGCTGCTCCGCCGAGCACCCGGTGTCTTTCTCGCAGGGCGCTGGGAGCTCCCCGGCGGCACCATCGAGCCCGGCGAACACCCCGAACATGCCGCGATCCGCGAGGCGGCCGAGGAAACCGGGCTCACCGTCGAAGTCACCGACCCGCACTCCACCCACTCCTGGATGGATATCACCGGCCGCCCGCTGCGAATCCATGCCCATATCTACAACACCGCCGAACCGGGCCCGGCCTCGATAACGCTCAACCCGGCCGAACACGACGCCCACAGGTGGGCCACCCCCGCCGAAGCCGCCACGCTCGATCTGGCCCCGCACTTTCACGCGGCCGCAACCGGCTGACCGCCCGGGCGACGGAGTTTGGCCGCGAGCCAGAGCAGGACGCCGTAGCCGAAGGCCGCGTCGGCATTGGAGACCAGGGCCGCGGAGGGCAGGATTATGGCGTGGCGCAGGCCCGCGTCGGCGAGCTCCCGGATGCGGGCCAGTACCTGGTTCGGGGTGCCGACGATGAGCCAGTTGCGCAGGACCTCTTCGGGGACCTCGGCGATGGCTTCGCGGACTTCGGTTTTGGTGAGGCGGTGCGGCATCAGGTCGATGAGGCCGCGGAAGTCCTCTCCCAGCGGATGTTTCGCACCGGAGCGGGCCCACACCTGAGCGGAGGCGAACAGGCCGACATAGCGCATCGAGGGCGTACGCAGCAGTCGGCTGATACCGGATTCTGTTCGCGCGGTGAGGAATTGCAGCATGGCGGCGGGGACGATGGCATCGGGATCGCGACCAGCGGTGACCGCGGATTTGCGGACCACCCGCAGCCGCCGCTCGTATTCGTCCGGCGACAGCGACTCCCAGGGGTACCAGCCGTCGGCGTACCGCCCGGTGAGCTCGAGCATGCGCGGTCCGTGCGCACCGATCCACACCTGCGGCATACGATTCGTCGGACAGGTCAAATCCATTGGCGCTTTGTCGATTTGATGGTAGCGACCGGAGAAGTCGATCGGCTCGGTCGAGGACAGCGCGGCACGCAACACCGGTAGCGCCTCCTCCAGCCGATCCACCGGCCGGTTCCAGGTGAATCCGTAGGGATCGAGATTCTCCCGTTCCCCCGAGCCGATTCCGAGAATGGGCGGCACCTTGGTCATATGCGCGAGGGTGAGGAATGTCTGCGCCAGCAGCACCGGATGCCGTCGATGCGGGTCGGTGACCCCGACCCCCAACTGCACCCGCCCCGCCCCCGCCGCGAGATGCGCGAGCAGCGGTGCGAAGTCGAGCTGCGCGTCCGGACTCTCGACGGTTCTGGCCTGCGCGGTGAAGTCGGAGTCCCATATCGCCCGCGGAAATACGCTGATCAGATGATCCGGTGCGAGTATCGAATCCAATCGCCCGAGCCGCGCCATCCGCACCACCGATCGCGCTGCGGCCAACGGCGGATTGACACCGGTGAGCGTGCCCACCGCGAACGTTTTCCGATCCTGCGAGTCCGACACGGTGGTCTCCTCTCCGCGGGGCGGCCCCGGTAGCGGGCCCGCGCCGATTATCGCGCCGTCCTCGGTGCCGCGTCCGCCGAACCCGAGCATTGCCATGGCGACACCCCGGCGGTGAACATCATTGTCACGCTCCGGGATTCACCGGCGCGCCGGGCAGCCGCCGCCACGCCCGAGGTGACATGCCGGTAGCGGATGCCGGTGTGCGGCTGTCTGGCTCCTCTCAGCCGCACTCGCTATGGTTCGGCGATGCACAGCGCAGAGTTCGTCGAACACGGCAGCTCGATCGTGGATCGACTGACCACCACCCAGTCCGCGCCGCCGTGGCAATTGGTGATCGTGACGGGAGTGATCGCCCTGCTACTGGTCGCGTTCCGGCCGACCTGGCGGCTGGTGCGCAATGTGGTGACGATCGCGCACGAGGGCGGGCACGCCTTCACCGCGCTGTTGACGGGTCGGCGACTCAACAGCATCCGTTTGCACTCGGACACCTCCGGACTCACGGTCTCCAGCGGAAAACCGTATGGCTTGGGCATGATCCTCACCAGCGCCGCCGGATATCCCGCGCCCGCGCTGCTGGGTCTGGCGTACGCCGGACTGCTCGGCGCGCACCGAATCACGCTGATGCTCTGGCTGACCATCGCATTACTGCTGGTCCTGCTCGTGAAGGTGCGAAACTGGTACGGCCTGCTCTCCATCTTCGTGGTGGGCGGCGTGCTCTTCGCGGTGTCCTGGTTCGGCACCGACGAGACCCAGGCCGGACTCGCCTACTTCGCCGCGTGGTTCCTGTTGCTGGCCGCGGTGCGCCCGGTGATCGAGTTGCAGCGCAATCGCCGTCACGAGCCGAACTCCGATGCCGATCAGCTGGCACACCTCACGCACATCCCGGGACTAGTGTGGGTGGTGGTGTTCGGATTGGTGGCTTTGGGCTCGCTGGTCCTGGGTGCCCGGTTGCTGTTGGCCGGTGTACCGCTGCGCTGAGATCGATGCCGCTACAGGATTTCTGGAGAACCCGGGCTAACATCGCGGTGCACCGTCCGGGTGATCGGAATACGGGATCCTCCGGCCGGGTTCGATCGATCGCAGGAGGGTGCAGGATGGAAAGACCGGTATGGGCCCCGGAGGGTGTGGACATGACGCTGGCCAGCCCGGCCCGCATGTATGACGCACTGCTGGGTGGCTCGCATAACTTCGAAATCGACCGGCGCTCCGCGGAAATGGGCAAAACTCTCGTTCCGGACCTGCCTCGGGTGGCGCTCAGCAATCGCGCGTTCCTGCGCCGCGCGGTCCGCTTCCTGATGGATCAGGGCGTGACCCAATTCCTCGATATCGGCTCCGGCATCCCGACCGCGGGCAATGTGCACGAGGTGGCGCAGGAGATCGATCCGAACTCCCGCGTGCTGTACGTCGATATCGATCCGGTGGCCGTCGCACACGCGCGCGCGATTCTGCAGGGCAATGCGGGTGCCGCCGCCATCGAGGCGGATCTGCGTAAACCGGCCGAACTGCTGGCCGCCGCCCGCGCGACCGGCATCATCGATTTCGAGCGTCCGGTCGGCGTCCTGCTCTTCGCGGTCCTGCACCTGCTCAGCGCGGACGACCGTCCGGGTGAGACGGTCGCCGCCCTGCATGCCGCGGTACCGGCGGGCAGCTATGTGGCCATCTCGCATCTCACCACCGCGACCCGCCCCGAGGATGCCGCCAAGCTCGGTGCGAACGCGGCCGATCAGAGCAAGGTCGGTATCCACTTCCGGTCCCGCGAGGAAATCACCGCCTTCTTCGACGGCTGGGAACTGGTGGAGCCGGGCGTCGTCGAATTACCGCTGTGGCGACCGGAGTCCGATCTCGATCAACACGAAACACCCGGCCGCTCTCTGGGTTTGGCCGGTGTCGGCCGGAAAGCCTGAGCGGCGGTAGGGTTTTCGGGGCAGGGGGTCTCAGGTGGGAGCAGCACACGATCTGGCGGTGCGGTGGGCGGCCATGCTCGACGGCGCGGTCGCGCCCACGCTCACCCGCGCCCAGGTCGAGCAGCTTCTGGACCCCTTTGCCGAGGGCTTGATCGCCGCGGTGCGCGGCACCGCCGATTCGAAGGTGGCCCGCGAGGCCGCCGAGGCGCTGGTCGCGGCGAATTACCGGGACCCACTCGCGGTGCACCGTTCGGTACTGGTGCTCTGCAAGGATCTGGTGCGGGCCGTCTGCGCCGATCCCGAAGCGCCCGACGGTGAGGTGGTGCGCGATCGCGCGATCGATGTGGCCGCCGAATTCGCCGCCGCGTTCACGGCGGGATTGCGCAATGCCGCACTGACCGAACAGGAGAGCACCATGGCGGCGGTGCTGGTCGCGGCCCGCGAGGCCGAGGCCAGACGGCAGCTGTCCGAGGCCCGCTTCC is a genomic window containing:
- a CDS encoding NUDIX domain-containing protein, with amino-acid sequence MKEKHLAYCRIERNGTVLLLRRAPGVFLAGRWELPGGTIEPGEHPEHAAIREAAEETGLTVEVTDPHSTHSWMDITGRPLRIHAHIYNTAEPGPASITLNPAEHDAHRWATPAEAATLDLAPHFHAAATG
- a CDS encoding LLM class flavin-dependent oxidoreductase, with protein sequence MAMLGFGGRGTEDGAIIGAGPLPGPPRGEETTVSDSQDRKTFAVGTLTGVNPPLAAARSVVRMARLGRLDSILAPDHLISVFPRAIWDSDFTAQARTVESPDAQLDFAPLLAHLAAGAGRVQLGVGVTDPHRRHPVLLAQTFLTLAHMTKVPPILGIGSGERENLDPYGFTWNRPVDRLEEALPVLRAALSSTEPIDFSGRYHQIDKAPMDLTCPTNRMPQVWIGAHGPRMLELTGRYADGWYPWESLSPDEYERRLRVVRKSAVTAGRDPDAIVPAAMLQFLTARTESGISRLLRTPSMRYVGLFASAQVWARSGAKHPLGEDFRGLIDLMPHRLTKTEVREAIAEVPEEVLRNWLIVGTPNQVLARIRELADAGLRHAIILPSAALVSNADAAFGYGVLLWLAAKLRRPGGQPVAAA
- a CDS encoding M50 family metallopeptidase translates to MHSAEFVEHGSSIVDRLTTTQSAPPWQLVIVTGVIALLLVAFRPTWRLVRNVVTIAHEGGHAFTALLTGRRLNSIRLHSDTSGLTVSSGKPYGLGMILTSAAGYPAPALLGLAYAGLLGAHRITLMLWLTIALLLVLLVKVRNWYGLLSIFVVGGVLFAVSWFGTDETQAGLAYFAAWFLLLAAVRPVIELQRNRRHEPNSDADQLAHLTHIPGLVWVVVFGLVALGSLVLGARLLLAGVPLR
- a CDS encoding SAM-dependent methyltransferase, translating into MERPVWAPEGVDMTLASPARMYDALLGGSHNFEIDRRSAEMGKTLVPDLPRVALSNRAFLRRAVRFLMDQGVTQFLDIGSGIPTAGNVHEVAQEIDPNSRVLYVDIDPVAVAHARAILQGNAGAAAIEADLRKPAELLAAARATGIIDFERPVGVLLFAVLHLLSADDRPGETVAALHAAVPAGSYVAISHLTTATRPEDAAKLGANAADQSKVGIHFRSREEITAFFDGWELVEPGVVELPLWRPESDLDQHETPGRSLGLAGVGRKA